A window of Vigna unguiculata cultivar IT97K-499-35 chromosome 4, ASM411807v1, whole genome shotgun sequence contains these coding sequences:
- the LOC114180599 gene encoding uncharacterized protein LOC114180599 gives MRATQSRQKSYANKSRRPLEFQARDHVFLRVTPMASIGRAIKSRKLTLRFVGPYQILRRIGVAAYEIALPLHLANLHNVFHVSQLRKYIADPSYVLESDDIQIREDLTVNTEPVQILDSQVKKLRGKKIKTVKVLWDEATPKMTWEMEDHMRQSYPHLFLGKSYFRGQKSIKVGGM, from the coding sequence ATGAGAGCTACTCAGAGCAGACAGAAGTCATACGCAAATAAGAGTAGGCGGCCTTTAGAGTTTCAAGCTAGGGATCATGTATTCCTCAGAGTGACACCGATGGCAAGTATTGGAAGGGCTATCAAATCAAGGAAGTTAACTCTGAGGTTTGTTGGACCCTATCAAATTTTGAGGAGGATTGGCGTTGCAGCTTATGAGATTGCCTTACCACTGCACTTGGCGAATCTGCATAATGTATTTCATGTTTCTCAGTTGAGGAAATACATAGCAGATCCATCGTATGTACTAGAGTCAGACGATATCCAGATCCGGGAAGACTTGACGGTGAACACCGAACCAGTGCAGATTCTCGACTCGCAAGTGAAAAAGCTGCGAGGGAAGAAGATCAAGACCGTGAAAGTGCTTTGGGATGAGGCTACTCCAaagatgacttgggagatggaggatcacATGAGGCAATCCTACCCGCACTTGTTTCTTGGTAAGTCCTATTTTCGAGGACAAAAATCAATAAAGGTCGGGGGAATGtaa